The Pan troglodytes isolate AG18354 chromosome 15, NHGRI_mPanTro3-v2.0_pri, whole genome shotgun sequence genomic sequence TCAAAGAATATCATCCAGACAGTGAAAAGACAGCTTactaaatgggagaaaatatttgcaaattatgtggttgataagggacttgtatttacaatatataaataactcttacaaTTCGACAATAAAAGGACAACCCCATttacaaaatgaacaaaggatttgaaaagacattttccaaaaaagatatatgaatggccaGTTAGCACATGAAAAcgtattcaacatcattagtcattagggaaatgcaaatcaaaaccataatgagataccatttcacatccattaggatggctaaaaaaatttttttaaatatacagtaacaagcccggcatggtggcttacacctgtaatcctagcactttgggaggctgaggcgggcagatcacttgaggtcaagagttcgagaccagcctcgccaatatggtgaaacccgtttctactaaaaatattttaaaaattagccaggcgtggtggcaatcacctgtaatctcagttactcgggaggctgagacagaatcgcttgaactcaagaggcagaggttgcagtgagccaagattgagccactacaccccagcctgggcaacagagggagactccatctcaaaaataaaataaaataaacaggggGAAGGAGCAGCACCAAATCCAAGATGGCGGCCAGCAGGAGGCTGATGAAGGAGCTTGAAGAAATCCGCAAATGTGGGATGAAAAACTTCCGTAACATCCAGGTTGATGAAGCTAATTTATTGACTTGGCAAGGGCTTATTGTTCCTGACAACCCTCCATATGATAAGGGGGCCTTCAGAATCGAAATCAACTTTCCAGCAGAGTACCCATTCAAACCACTGAAGATCACATTTAAAACCAAGATCTATCACCCAAACATCGACGAAAAGGGGCGGGTCTGTCTGCCAGTAATTAGTGCTGAAAACTGGAAGCCAGCAACCAAAACCGACCAAGTAATCCAGTCCCTCATAGCACTGGTGAATGACCCCCAGCCCGAGCACCCGCTTCGGGCTGACCTAGCTGAAGAATACTCTAAGGACCGTAAAAAATTCTGTAAGAATGCTGAAGAGTTTACAAAGAAATATGGGGAAAAGCGACCTGTGGACTAAAATCTGCCACGATTGGTTCCAGCAAGTGTGAGCAGAGACCCCGTGC encodes the following:
- the LOC452921 gene encoding ubiquitin-conjugating enzyme E2 L3-like encodes the protein MAASRRLMKELEEIRKCGMKNFRNIQVDEANLLTWQGLIVPDNPPYDKGAFRIEINFPAEYPFKPLKITFKTKIYHPNIDEKGRVCLPVISAENWKPATKTDQVIQSLIALVNDPQPEHPLRADLAEEYSKDRKKFCKNAEEFTKKYGEKRPVD